From Danio aesculapii chromosome 18, fDanAes4.1, whole genome shotgun sequence, a single genomic window includes:
- the spred3 gene encoding sprouty-related, EVH1 domain-containing protein 3 isoform X2 has product MTVKHLSQSHTGSESSSNSRKEMLPKPITIVTSESSSTCFVRPSEEFAYGNRTQTPAQIHTRPSQHQLTQVTAVLNPPSPPPPPPAPPTPPAAPPAASPLSPLSPTISLLEEGDLRSLDPCKDLWGTRGYEDYRRAGATRTKVGGLTGGVVVGGGQEKSELCVVRFEKELAGVGTTGCEVTVMLDTKGSQRNSSPTCMPNAVPGVPSASGSPQETGKSSPSPCCIHTSLATPRSRTRKRGAGGGEAISPDDDSSCPQGSSSCSSRCVYCRSVFSASENGRGRCRDAPDPALHCLRQWTCVWCAESLLYHCMSDSEGEFWEPCSCEDSLGGRPHPLCCARWMALLALSLFVPCMCCYLPLRACLRCGERCGCCGGKHKAVR; this is encoded by the exons TCTGTCTCAGTCTCATACAGGGAGTGAGTCGTCATCCAACAGCAGAAAGGAGATGCTGCCCAAACCCATTACCATTGTGACCAGCGAGTCCTCCTCCACCTGTTTTGTGCGCCCTTCAGAGGAGTTTGCGTACGGGAACAGGACACAGACCCCGGCACAG ATCCACACCCGACCTTCCCAGCACCAGCTCACCCAAGTCACAGCTGTGTTGAACCCTCCGTCGCCCCCTCCACCCCCTCCGGCTCCTCCGACTCCCCCTGCAGCACCCCCTGCTGCCTCTCCCCTCTCTCCGCTTTCGCCCACCATCTCCCTGCTGGAAGAAGGGGACCTCCGCAGCCTGGACCCCTGCAAGGACTTGTGGGGTACGCGTGGCTATGAGGACTACCGCCGCGCAGGTGCTACACGGACCAAGGTGGGTGGGCTGACAGGGGGTGTGGTGGTGGGTGGCGGGCAGGAAAAATCTGAGCTTTGTGTGGTGCGCTTCGAGAAAGAATTGGCAGGCGTGGGCACCACAGGCTGCGAAGTCACCGTCATGCTGGACACCAAAGGCTCTCAGCGCAACTCTTCACCCACCTGCATGCCCAACGCCGTGCCGGGGGTGCCGTCGGCCAGCGGCTCCCCGCAGGAGACGGGCAAAAGCTCACCCTCTCCCTGCTGCATTCACACCTCACTTGCCACGCCCCGCTCTCGGACTCGCAAGCGAGGGGCTGGCGGAGGGGAAGCCATCTCCCCTGACGACGACAGCTCCTGCCCGCAGGGCTCCTCCTCGTGCTCGTCGCGCTGCGTGTACTGCCGCTCCGTCTTTAGCGCCTCCGAGAACGGACGGGGCCGCTGCCGGGACGCTCCCGACCCGGCGCTACACTGCCTACGACAGTGGACGTGCGTGTGGTGCGCGGAGAGCCTACTTTACCATTGCATGTCGGACTCTGAGGGCGAGTTCTGGGAGCCGTGCTCATGCGAGGACTCGTTGGGTGGCCGGCCGCACCCGCTATGCTGTGCCCGCTGGATGGCGCTGCTGGCGTTGTCTCTTTTCGTGCCCTGCATGTGCTGCTACCTGCCCCTGCGCGCATGCCTGCGCTGTGGGGAGAGATGCGGCTGCTGCGGAGGAAAGCACAAGGCCGTGCGATGA